One window of the Colletotrichum lupini chromosome 9, complete sequence genome contains the following:
- a CDS encoding dihydrodipicolinate synthetase, whose product MAPHQDVPSPAGSFTAGYSRIPYNPNTSSHLHIESLTAAESNSPLSSSYDSAVLGADLQETRPLVPGVYVPTMCFFEPGTENVDVNTVARHAVRLAQAGATGLATQGSNGEAVHLSHAERQLVTATTRQALNDAGFSHMPIIVGCGSQSTRETIQYCTEAWAAGGDYALVLPPSYYAGLFAPSSETIFEYFHTVADASPIPLIIYNFPGAVGGMDLSSDVIVQLSQHPNIIGVKLTCGNTGKLNRVAGATRKLAKNPNSKTPEFLVLAGSADFSIQALVAGGHGILAGLANIAPKACIRTIELFQEGRHGEAQDMQEIVSQGDWTAIQGGVVGVKAGLQAWLGYGGVARSPLPKPTAEQMKKWKEGFRELVVLEKSL is encoded by the coding sequence ATGGCCCCTCACCAAGATGTCCCCTCGCCCGCGGGTAGTTTCACAGCCGGCTATAGCAGAATACCTTACAACCCTAATACTTCTTCACATCTACACATCGAAAGTCTGACTGCGGCTGAATCAAATTCACCTCTTAGCAGCTCATACGACAGCGCAGTACTTGGCGCAGATCTGCAGGAGACCCGACCACTTGTTCCCGGTGTCTATGTACCTACCATGTGCTTCTTCGAGCCGGGTACGGAAAACGTGGACGTCAATACTGTTGCTCGCCATGCAGTACGACTTGCTCAAGCGGGTGCGACCGGCCTGGCCACCCAGGGCTCCAACGGAGAAGCAGTCCATCTTTCACACGCCGAGCGTCAACTCGTCACGGCAACAACACGACAAGCTCTCAATGACGCCGGTTTCTCTCACATGCCCATCATCGTCGGCTGCGGAAGCCAGAGCACACGCGAGACGATACAATACTGTACTGAGGCCTGGGCTGCTGGTGGAGACTATGCCTTGGTGCTTCCTCCGTCATACTACGCTGGCCTCTTTGCTCCGTCATCGGAAACCATCTTCGAGTACTTTCATACGGTGGCTGATGCATCACCGATTCCTCTCATCATCTACAACTTTCCTGGCGCAGTGGGAGGCATGGATCTGTCCTCCGACGTCATTGTGCAGTTATCTCAGCATCCCAACATCATTGGCGTTAAGCTTACATGCGGAAACACGGGCAAGTTGAACCGCGTTGCCGGCGCGACGAGGAAGCTGGCAAAGAATCCCAACTCGAAGACCCCTGAGTTCCTCGTCTTGGCAGGTTCAGCCGACTTCTCTATCCAGGCCTTGGTAGCTGGAGGGCATGGCATCCTCGCAGGCCTGGCCAACATCGCCCCCAAGGCTTGCATCAGAACCATTGAGCTGTTCCAAGAGGGGAGACATGGAGAAGCTCAGGATATGCAAGAGATCGTCTCACAAGGCGACTGGACAGCGATCCAAGGTGGTGTTGTGGGCGTGAAAGCTGGCCTTCAGGCGTGGCTGGGCTATGGTGGTGTGGCCCGGAGCCCATTGCCGAAGCCCACGGCCGAGCAGATGAAGAAGTGGAAAGAAGGATTCCGTGAACTAGTCGTTCTCGAGAAGTCGCTA